Sequence from the Pirellulales bacterium genome:
AGATGCCTGTGCCTGCAGAGTTGGACTACGACTTCTGGCTCGGCCACGCGCCGCTGGCGCCCTACACCGAAAAGCGCTGCCACTTCTGGTGGCGATTCCACAGCGCTTACGGCGGCGGCGAGATGACCGACCGCGGCGCCCACGTGATCGATCTCGCCCAAATGATCCTCGGCCGCGACGACACGGGTCCCGTCCGGATCGAGGCCGCAGGAGAAGTTTCGCCCAGCGGCTTCTACGACGCCTTCTTGCAGTTCCGCTTCGAGAACCGGTACCCCGACGGCGTGGTGATGACGGGCGACAACACCGGCCCCCGCGGCGTGTTGTTCGAGGGAGCCGAAGGAAAGCTGTTCGTCGAGGTGCACGGCGGGGCGCTCACGGCCGAACCCGCCGCGTTGCTCGAGGGGTTCGCCCTCTCGGAGGGGAACCCATATGAGCTCCACCGCCGGCAGTTCCTCGCTGCGATCCGCACGGGAGCAGCCGTCGCCGCGCCGGCCGAGGCGGGGCATCGCACGGCGACGATCTGCCATCTCAATAACCATAGCCTGCGGCTGGGCCGGGCGTTCGATTGGGACCCGACGACCGAACGGTCAACCGACGACGAGGTGAACGCCCGCCTCGCCCCGCACATGCGGGCGCCCTGGTCGCTGGACGCGTAACGGTTCGGTGCGGCTGCCGCTGAGCCTTGCCGAAGTGATCTTTTTCTCGGTCGCGGACTCGGAGATATTAGTCGTCCGCCCGACAACCGGGGACCGTCGGCGAGCAGGCATCCGGCCCTGCCGCAGACACGGCCCCGGGCCGGCTTGTCGTGACCCCGCTGCGTTTGAAAAGGAATCTCTCATGCTTCGACGTCGACCGCTTTACGCTCGCTCGCTCTCGTGCGTCCGGCTCGCTTGGCGACTGCTGCCCGCTCTGGCGCTCATCGTCGGCGGGACAGAGGCCGCACGCGGGCAGTCGCTCGACGGTACGTGGGAGATCTCGATGATCGTCGCCAACGGCCGGGTTCTGACGGCCGACGAGATTCGCCGCGGCTACGCGGCCGACGGGCGGATCACGATCGCCGGCCAGACCGCGCGGCTGGCGGTCCCGTACGGATCGTCCTCGCGCGAGATTCCGTTGCGCGTCGATTGGACCCGCACCCCCGCGACGATCGACGTCGCACTCGCCCCCGGCAGCGGGGGGCACGGGGTGGCGATGCTCAGCGGCAACGCGGCGATCATCTGTCTGGCGAGCCAGGAGCGCCCGCGGGCTGCGTCGTTCTCCTCGACGCCCGAGAACGGCAACCTGCTGCTGTCGCTCACTCGGCTCGCCGGCGGATCGACCCCCGCCCCGGGCGCTCCGCCGCTTCTGCCGCCGACGAGCTACAGCGACGACCAACTCCGCACGATGCTCGTGGGGACCTGGGGCCATCAAACCCCCGACATGACCCGGCTGATCACCCTCAACGGCGACGGCACGATGAGCGCGGCGGTGACCTGGAAGGACCAGTTCAAGAAGATCTTTCACCCCGACGTCCGCTCGAGCGGCACATGGAGCGTCAAGGGCGGGGTCGTCGTCGCCCAAGTGACCGCATCGACCGACAAGAACGCCCGCGGGCAGGTCTACTCGTACCGCATCCGCTCGATCAACGACAAAGAACTGCTGGCCGTCGATCAGGACGGCCAACTGCGGCAAGAGTGGAAAGCGCCGACGCCATAGCCTCAGCTAGGGCCGTCAGGTGGGCTCGCCGTTTAGGTGCGAAGCGATCCGTACTGGCCGACGATCAACTTGATCGGGGCCGCGGGTCGGGTCCGATTCGGATGATCGGGCCGCACAAGCCCCCGGTCGCTGACCGGGGGCTAAATGACGAGTGGGTCGAGTTCGGCGAGCGCCGGAGCTGCGTAGGCAACTCTCTGGTGAGAGTTGTAAACCCCAACTCTCACCAGAGAGTCGGCTACGTATCGCGGCCACGCATCCCGGCGATGTGAGGCGCCGCCCAAGGAATTGCGTGCCACTGGCTCCGCCAGCGGCGATGGGACGGCCGCTAGAAGGGTAGGCACTGGCATGCCGCGGGTGGAATCTATGCATGCTTGGCCACCGGTTGCACTGGCGACACACCAAGTGTGCCCCCATCGGCAGCTATCTCGCCTAGGGTACTTGGCGTAAACCATTCAAAATCACGGGCAACTACTTCGCGAATCAGGGAAGGGATATGGTTCCGGAACTCGAACGATGACTGGCCAACTCGCTTAACCCCAGTCCCGTTTCTTGGCAGGAAGAAACAACGCCCCTCCTTGCTTTGTGCTATGGCGGCGTATGCGTTTGCGTCCTCGCGTACTATCGAGTCGATTGATTCGTTCTTCCACATCCTAATGTCATAGCAGCCGAAGGCGCCTGGATCCTCATGTCCATTTATTTCGATTTCGTATACTGCTGGGTTGTTGTAGATAAAAAGTGGTTTAGGTGCGATAGTCTCGCCAACGCATATGCCGTTCACGAACAATCTAAGTGCTGTGGATAGGTCGTTGGAGAGATCTGCTGAAAACGCGACATAACATGGTGCTTGCCAGTCGACAGGCTCATCGCTGGACACTTTTGCTGTCGATCCAGTCGCATCAACCACGCAAAGCCAGAGCTTCTGCTCTTCCGAAATGCCGAGTGACCATGATGTCAATTGAAGCGGGTTCCTTGCACGAACAATGGTCATCGACGCGCGCTGTGGCAATGCTCGAATCACTAGCCCAACGCTTAATTGCAACGTCAAGAGTTCAGCGAGAAGGTGGCGGGCAATGTGCAAAACAGAATTACCTATCTCATGCATTGCCCTGATCCAGAAAGGAACGCCACCCACGATGCAGATAGTCATGTCCTTATTAAATCGTTCGTTGACATGAAGTGCATAATGGGCTCCTCCGGCGCGGTTCGCTACATGCTCTATAACGTCACGCACGCGGTACACGTTCTCTCTAGTTTGTAGTACTACCAAATCGAGTAGGGCTGGGATCGAAATTTCCTTCTGACCGGGCTCCTCGCGTTGATACGTGGCATTTATGCCAGGCATTCGGAGTTGCTGGCTATCGGCCATCGCGGGAGCATCGAAAGTCGCAAACCGACAGGCAAAGATTCTGGCATCTGGATGGTAGGTGTCGATAAGTTGCTTAAGAAGTGGCGGAGATTGTTTGTTCCTCTCGGTCAATAGCGCTCTCAGCTGTCCACCGATAGGAATTGCGGCATAGTGACGTCCTGCCTCGATCGAAGTGATTCCATCTCGAAGGATCTGTATGGCATCAAGAAGTTCGGCGATACGGGCTGCATCGTTCTTGCGAGTGTCCGGTGTTCTGACGGGTCTTGGTTTCACGTGGCCATTCCAATTCGTGAAATTCGAGTGGCAAAGACGCTAGCAATGTCAACTTGGCTACTCGGATCGGACGCTTAGCAGTTGTAAGAGGTTCACGTGCTGGCGATACTGCAAGTGGCTACAAGAAACGAGCCCCGGCCGCAAGGCCGGGGCTCGTTGGTTCTTTCACGCTTAGTCGCCTTGCAGGACGGACCGTCGCTGGGCGAGGCGGGCTCGCGGGATCGGCGGCGGGTTGTCCGGCTGGGCGTCTTCCATGAATTTCAATACATGTCGTCCATGCCCGGGGCCCCGGCGGCGCCCTTCTTGTCCTTCTTCGGCGCTTCGGCGATCAGCGCGTCGGAAGTAAGAAGCAGCGTCGCGACGCTCGCGGCGTTTTGCAGGGCGGTGCGGGTGACCTTGGTCGGGTCGATGACGCCCGCCTTGACGAGGTCCTCGTAGACGTCGGTCGCGGCGTTGTAGCCTTGGCCGCCGGTCGAGCTGACGACCTTTTCGCACACGATTCCGCCGTCCTGGCCCGCGTTGTTGGCAATCGCGGTCAGCGGCGACCGGCAGGCCCGCAGGACGATCTTGTAGCCGACCTCCTGGTCGTGAGTGAGCCCCTGCGGCTTCAGCTTCGCGCTGGCCCGCAGCAGGGCCACGCCGCCGCCGGGGAGAATGCCTTCCTCGACCGCCGCCCGGGTGGCGTGCAGGGCGTCCTCGACGCGGGCTTTCTTCTCCTTCATTTCGCTTTCGGTCGCGGCGCCGACGTTGACCTTCGCCACGCCGCCGGCCAACTTGGCGAGCCGCTCTTCGAGCTTCTCGCGGTCGTAGTCGCTGGTGGTGTTGTCGATCTCGCGGCGGATCTGGTCGATGCGGCCCTTGATGTCGGCGCTCTTGCCGGCGCCCTCGATGATCGTCGTGTTGTCCTTGCCGATGATCACCTTCTTGGCCCGGCCGAGTTCCTTGAGGCCGACCCCTTCGAGCTTGATGCCGAGGTCCTCGAAGATGGCCTGCCCGCCGGTGAGGATTGCGATGTCTTCGAGCATCGCCTTGCGGCGATCGCCGAAGCCGGGCGCCTTGACCGCGGCCACGTTGAACGTGCCGCGGAGCTTGTTGATGACCAAGGTGGCGAGCGCCTCGCCCTCAATGTCCTCGGCGACGATCAACAAGGGCTTGCCGCTGTTGACGACCGCCTCGAGACAGGGGACGAGGTCCTTGACGCTCGAGATCTTCTTCTCGTGGATCAGGACGTAGCAGTCCTCGAGGACGCACTCCATGAGGGTGCTGTCAGTGACGAAGTAGGGGGAGAGGTATCCGCGGTCGAATTGCATGCCTTCGACCCACTCGACCTCGGTCGCCAGACTCTTGCCTTCGTCGACGGTGATGACGCCGTCCTTGCCGACCTTCTCCATGGCCTGGGCGAGCATCTGGCCGATCTCGGTGTCGCCGTTCGAGGCGACCGTGCCGACCTGGGCCATTTCCTGGGTGCTCTTGATCTTAATCGACATCTTCTTGAGCTCGGCGGTGACGTCCTCGACCGCCTTCTCGATGCCCTGCTTCATCTGCACGGGGTTGACCCCGGCGACGACGGCCTTGAGGCCTTCGTTGAAGATCGCCTCGGCAAGGACCGTGGCCGTGGTCGTGCCGTCGCCGGCGACGTCGGAGGTCTTGCTGGCGACCTCTTTCACCATTTGCGCGCCCATATTCTCATACACGTCCTCAAGCTCGATTTCCTTGGCGACGCTCACGCCGTCCTTGGTGACGGTGGGCGAGCCGAAGGACTTCTGCAAGATCACGTTGCGGCCCTTGGGGCCGAGGGTGACCTTCACGGCGCGGGCGAGCTTCTGCACGCCGCGACGCATTGCGTCGCGAGCTTCCTGATCGAAAGCAATCATCTTGGCCATGGGTGTGGCTCCGGTTTAGTGGCTGTTGTGTCGGGACTTAGCCCCCGGCGAGTCGCCGGGGGGCTTCGATTCGGCCCCCGGTCAATGATCGGGAGCTCAATCGGGGATGGTTCGTCGGCGGCGGTTGGCCGGGATTGACTATTCGATGACCGCCAAAATGTCCCCTTCGCTCATGAGGAGATATTCCTCGTCGTCGATCTCGATGTTCTCGGGGGCGTAGCTGGTGAAGAGAACCCGGTCGCCGACCTTGACCTGCATGGCGCCGCGGGTGCCGTCGTCGAGCAACTTGCCGGTGCCGATAGCCACCACCGTGCCGCGGCTCGGCTTGTCCTTGGCCGAGTCGGGCAGCACGATCCCGCCGGCAGTGATTTCCTGCGACTCGTCGCGGCTGACGACGACCTTGTCGCCCAGGGGTTGCAGGGCGACCTTGCTCTTCTTCTTGGTGGCCGTGGCCATGGGGTTCCTCCGAGGAAGCGGGTGAATGAAATGTGGGAGCTCTGGCCCGAGCCGAGGAGCCCGGGCTGGTGGTTTGCGGTACGGCGCCGAAGAAGCGTGCTGCGCGAGGCGCACCGCGATCCCGGCGATGCTCGCGGAAAAGCAATCAGCGCGCCAAATCGTCCTTGGCATGCAAGTGCAAGCACAGCAGGGAGTTAGGCAATGAGGGCCCCGGTGCGCGCCCCTGCCAGATTGGCGTGAGCCCCCGCTATGAGGGCCAACACAGCCTTGCTGGCCGCCAATTTGGCAGCTTTGCGATTGGAAGGGTCGTGGACGGAAAGCGACGCAGGTCGAGCAAAGACCGGGGACGGAGCAACGCTCCTGACAGTCTCTCACTGGCGCACGCTCGGAGGCCTGCCAGGGGATGGTCCGCCCCGTCCCCGGTGGGATCGGAATGCCGGCGGCGGGCGCCGGCCGCTCATGGCTTCGGACAAAGCCTAATGCGTCTCGCCGCCGTCGCGGGTGGCCAAGGCTCGCCACACCGCGAGATCGACGTCGCTGGCGATCGTCGTCGTCGAGCCGTCGAGCAGGGCCGTGTTGACGACCCCTGGGTGGGCGCTGCGTGAGGTGATGATGGCGTAGGTGGGCTGGCCGGCCGAACCGTTCTTGCCTTCTTGCCACGAGTTGTAGTCGCCGTCGACCGTCTGGCCGCCGAGGGTCATTGCGACGAACGTGTTGGGAGTCATTGTCGCAGTGAAACCGGTGTGATGGACGCGGCCGTCGGGCCACTCGGTATGACCGGTGTCTTTGAGATCGGGTCCCGAGGCGAGGATCGTCGCCGCCTCGGCCGCCGTGTCAGGGATGGTCGTCGCGCCGGGGCCGCCGTTGCGGGCGTAGGGCGTCCACGCTTTGACCTCGGCGGCGGCCAGCGTGCGGCTCAGGCCGTCGACGATCTGTGCGACGCGAAGATTGCTGTTGGGGTAAAACGGCCCGTCCCCCCCCGTGTTCGTGCGGGGATCGTAAACGAACCACGTCCCCATGTTGAACCCGTAGTTGGTCGCGTAGAGCAGCGCCTTGCCGCCTCCTGGGTCGCGCAGTTCGCCGGCCTTGTCGTCGCTGGGGCACTGGAAGACGGGGATCAACAGCCCGCTGATCGCCTGCTGATTGTCCCAAGCGGTCTCGACGTCGACCTGGGCGCGGACGTTGCCCTGCTCAAGATACTCGAGCAGCCGGCCATGAATGCCCCACGAACCGTTGTTGGCGGTCGTGCTGACCGACAGGTCGACGTTCGCGCTGGGGGGGAGGATGCGGCGGGCGCTCTCGTGGTTGTGAAGCGCGAGCCCCAGTTGGCGGAGGTGGTTGAGGCACTGGCTGCGCCGAGCCGCCTCGCGGGCCGCTTGGATCGCCGGCAACAGCAGGGCGACGAGCACCCCGATGATCGCGATCACGACCAAAAGTTCGACCAAAGTAAAAGCACGTCGCGTTCCAGCGGCAGGCATCGGGGCGCTCCATCTGAGGCGGCGGGGGGAGATCGCCCGTCCAGTGCAACTGCCGCGCCAATGCGAACGACGAGCGACGCGTGCGGCCAAACCCGAGGATTCGTGCGTCGAGGCGAATCCTCGGGGAAGGGCAGACTCGGCGCGAGCGTCAGCGGCGCGACATGCTTGGCGCGCCGCGCGACACGCTCCGCGCCGCCCCCTTGCCCGGAATCGCACCTGCAGCCGGCTAGGGAGCACGCCTTCTGCGGGTCGTGATTCCATATGCCAAATTGACGGGCGCCTGGGGTCGAACGAAGTGAGCCCCCAGCGATTCCCTGGGGGCTCCGCTGCGCTGCGACCCCAGCCACCCTTCCAAGGGCGCAAACGATATCACGACCCCTTCTGCGGGCGGTTTGAGTTCAGCGCCCGAGCATGTCATTCTGAAGGGCTTGCTGCCCGTCTCCCGTCCCGCTTCGTTCGCCGAGCCTGGCTCATGCGCGTGCCGCTGAAGGTTCAACTCGTGCTGCCGTTGGTCGCGGTGACGATCGTCACGTGCGCGGCCTTAGCGGCGTACCAAGCCCGCGAGGCGGCGCGGCGGGTCGACGAGCGGATCTCGCGGCAAGTCGCCGGCGTGGGGCAAACGCTCGCCGAGTCGTCGTTTCCCCTGACCGCCAACGTCTTGCAGCAGATGCGCGACCTGTCGGGCGCCGAGTTCGTCGTCGTCCGTCGCGACCGCCCGGCGACAGCGACGTTGGAACTGTCCGCCGCGGCCCGCGAGGCGTTGGCGATGCGAACGGACGCCGAGGTCTTCCGCCTCGGGGAGCCACTCGTGCTCGACGGAGCCTCCTATTTCCACGCCCGTCTGCCGACCAATCGGCTGCGGCCGGACGACGTGGTGCACGTTCTCTACCCACGCGACGACTACCGCGAAGCGATCGCCGCGGCCGTGGGACCGCCGATCGCGCTGGGATTGGCCGCCGTCGTCGCGGCGACGCTCGCCGGGTGGTGGACCGCGGTGCGGGTCAGCCGAGCCGTCGAGAGCGTGGGCGACCGGCTGGAGCGAATTGCTGCGGGCGATTTCGCCTCGGGGCCGGCGCCGCGCCGCAACGACGAGCTCGGCGACCTGGAGCACGGAGTCAATCGCACGGCCAGCCAACTGGCCGACTATGCCGAGCGACTGCGCCGGGCCGAGCAATTGAGGACGCTGGGGCAGCTTTCCGCGGGCCTGGCTCACGAGATTCGCAACGCCGCGACCGGCGCCCGGCTGGCGGTGCAGCATCACCAAGCCGAGCATGCCGGCACGGGCGCCGGCGACGAGCCGCTGGCCGTGGCGAACCGGCAACTGCAACTCATCGAGGAGTACGTGCAGCGTTTTCTGCGGCTGGGGCGATCCGCGCCTGAGTCGGAGCGCCGCCCGACCGATCTCGCGCGTTTGGCGGCGGAGGGAGTGGAACTCGCGGCGCCGTATGCGGCGCACCTGGGGGTGCGACTGCGCTGGGAGGAACCTGCGGCGCGAGCGACGGAGGCGGTTCTCGACGCGATCCCGGTGCGGCAGGCGATCGACAACCTGCTGCGCAACGGGATCGACGCCGCGGTGGCCGGCCCTCCCCCCGCCGAGGTGACGACGGGAGTCCTCTGCCGGGGGGATCACGTGGTCGTAATCGTCAGCGACACCGGTCTCGGCCCCGCCGCAGAGGTGGCCGAGCGGATGTTCGAGCCGCTGGTCACCGACAAGCCTGACGGCGCCGGCCTGGGGCTGGCACTGGCCCGACAGGCCGCCGACCAGCACAATGGAACATTGACCTGGCGGCGCCACGCCGGGCGAACCGAGTTCACGCTCGCCCTGCCCGCGCGGGCCGAATAGCGGGGCGCGATCGCTCTGCGTCGCCTGCGAGAATCGCGAAGTCTTTCGCGTAAGAAATAACGAACTTCGAAACGTCCTCGATCAAGGCTCCCATTTGCCTCGCATTCTAGTCATCGACGACGAACCGGCGATTTGCTGGGGGCTCAAGCGGCTTGTTGCAAGCATGGGGCACGAGTGCGTTGTCTGCGCCAGCGCCGAGGAAGGGCTCGCCTCCGCTCGAGCCGAGGCGCCCGACGTGATTGTGCTTGACGTGCGGCTGCCGGGCATGAGCGGGCTCGAGGCGATCGACCAACTGCGGGCCGCGTCGCACGACGCTCCCGTGCTGCTGATCACCGCGTACGGCGATCTCGACACGGCAGTCGAGGCGGTTCGCACGGCGGCGCTCGAGTACATCGTCAAACCGTTCGACCTGGAGCCGATGCGACGCTCGCTCGAGCGGGCCCTCGCCCAGCGCGACCAGGGCGGGCTGCCGGGGGAGCAATGCGGAGCCGCCGAGGCAGCCGAAGCCCTCCTCCCCGCGAACGGCATGGTCGGCGCTTCGCCGGCGATCCGCACCGCCTTTCGCGAGTTGGCCCTCGCGGCCGATGCCCCGACCTCAGTCTTGGTGGCGGGCGAGAGCGGCGTCGGCAAGGAACTGGCCGCCCGCGCGATCCACGACCACAGCCGCCGCTGCGCGGGACCCTTTGTCGCCGTCAACGTCGCGTCGCTCAACCCGGCGCTCGCCGAGAGCGAACTGTTCGGCTACGTGCGGGGCGCGTTCACGGGCGCCGAGAGCGATCGTGCGGGGCTCTTGGCCGCTGCCGACGGCGGGACGCTGTTTCTCGACGAGGTGGCCGACATCCCCCTGGCCGTGCAAGTAAAACTGCTGCGGGCGCTCGAGCACGGCGAGATCATCCCCGTGGGGGGGACGCGCCCGACCGCGACCGATTTTCGGATCGTCGCCGCGACGCACAAAGACCTGCTCGCCCTGGTGCAAACGGGGCAATTTCGTCACGACCTGTATTTCCGCCTCTCGGCTTTGCAGATTCGGCTGCCGGCGCTCCGCGAGCGACCCGAGGACGTGGGGCCGCTGGCCGATCACTTTTTGGCCGGGTACGCGCGTGCCGTCGGCCGATCGCTCGCGTTGGGGGACGCGGCCCGCGCCGAACTGCAACGGCGGCCGTGGTACGGCAACGTCCGCGAGCTGC
This genomic interval carries:
- a CDS encoding Gfo/Idh/MocA family oxidoreductase, coding for MSDRMLESRTASRRVFLGRFAAACGASAVPRFVRAQPTAANERLGIGVIGTGGMGSSHLDWHLSRDDVRVVALCDVDQRHLDAARSKTGGKCPAFRDFRELLSRPDVDAVVIAAPDHWHGLIAVAAAQAGKHIYCEKPLTNSIAEGRAVCRAVKRAEVVLQTGSHERSSPGAQLARRLVESGRLGEIRRVRIHLPTNDPHLLEVKNLQAPPPEMPVPAELDYDFWLGHAPLAPYTEKRCHFWWRFHSAYGGGEMTDRGAHVIDLAQMILGRDDTGPVRIEAAGEVSPSGFYDAFLQFRFENRYPDGVVMTGDNTGPRGVLFEGAEGKLFVEVHGGALTAEPAALLEGFALSEGNPYELHRRQFLAAIRTGAAVAAPAEAGHRTATICHLNNHSLRLGRAFDWDPTTERSTDDEVNARLAPHMRAPWSLDA
- the groL gene encoding chaperonin GroEL (60 kDa chaperone family; promotes refolding of misfolded polypeptides especially under stressful conditions; forms two stacked rings of heptamers to form a barrel-shaped 14mer; ends can be capped by GroES; misfolded proteins enter the barrel where they are refolded when GroES binds), encoding MAKMIAFDQEARDAMRRGVQKLARAVKVTLGPKGRNVILQKSFGSPTVTKDGVSVAKEIELEDVYENMGAQMVKEVASKTSDVAGDGTTTATVLAEAIFNEGLKAVVAGVNPVQMKQGIEKAVEDVTAELKKMSIKIKSTQEMAQVGTVASNGDTEIGQMLAQAMEKVGKDGVITVDEGKSLATEVEWVEGMQFDRGYLSPYFVTDSTLMECVLEDCYVLIHEKKISSVKDLVPCLEAVVNSGKPLLIVAEDIEGEALATLVINKLRGTFNVAAVKAPGFGDRRKAMLEDIAILTGGQAIFEDLGIKLEGVGLKELGRAKKVIIGKDNTTIIEGAGKSADIKGRIDQIRREIDNTTSDYDREKLEERLAKLAGGVAKVNVGAATESEMKEKKARVEDALHATRAAVEEGILPGGGVALLRASAKLKPQGLTHDQEVGYKIVLRACRSPLTAIANNAGQDGGIVCEKVVSSTGGQGYNAATDVYEDLVKAGVIDPTKVTRTALQNAASVATLLLTSDALIAEAPKKDKKGAAGAPGMDDMY
- a CDS encoding co-chaperone GroES → MATATKKKSKVALQPLGDKVVVSRDESQEITAGGIVLPDSAKDKPSRGTVVAIGTGKLLDDGTRGAMQVKVGDRVLFTSYAPENIEIDDEEYLLMSEGDILAVIE
- a CDS encoding DUF1559 domain-containing protein: MPAAGTRRAFTLVELLVVIAIIGVLVALLLPAIQAAREAARRSQCLNHLRQLGLALHNHESARRILPPSANVDLSVSTTANNGSWGIHGRLLEYLEQGNVRAQVDVETAWDNQQAISGLLIPVFQCPSDDKAGELRDPGGGKALLYATNYGFNMGTWFVYDPRTNTGGDGPFYPNSNLRVAQIVDGLSRTLAAAEVKAWTPYARNGGPGATTIPDTAAEAATILASGPDLKDTGHTEWPDGRVHHTGFTATMTPNTFVAMTLGGQTVDGDYNSWQEGKNGSAGQPTYAIITSRSAHPGVVNTALLDGSTTTIASDVDLAVWRALATRDGGETH
- a CDS encoding HAMP domain-containing histidine kinase, which produces MRVPLKVQLVLPLVAVTIVTCAALAAYQAREAARRVDERISRQVAGVGQTLAESSFPLTANVLQQMRDLSGAEFVVVRRDRPATATLELSAAAREALAMRTDAEVFRLGEPLVLDGASYFHARLPTNRLRPDDVVHVLYPRDDYREAIAAAVGPPIALGLAAVVAATLAGWWTAVRVSRAVESVGDRLERIAAGDFASGPAPRRNDELGDLEHGVNRTASQLADYAERLRRAEQLRTLGQLSAGLAHEIRNAATGARLAVQHHQAEHAGTGAGDEPLAVANRQLQLIEEYVQRFLRLGRSAPESERRPTDLARLAAEGVELAAPYAAHLGVRLRWEEPAARATEAVLDAIPVRQAIDNLLRNGIDAAVAGPPPAEVTTGVLCRGDHVVVIVSDTGLGPAAEVAERMFEPLVTDKPDGAGLGLALARQAADQHNGTLTWRRHAGRTEFTLALPARAE
- a CDS encoding sigma-54-dependent Fis family transcriptional regulator, with amino-acid sequence MPRILVIDDEPAICWGLKRLVASMGHECVVCASAEEGLASARAEAPDVIVLDVRLPGMSGLEAIDQLRAASHDAPVLLITAYGDLDTAVEAVRTAALEYIVKPFDLEPMRRSLERALAQRDQGGLPGEQCGAAEAAEALLPANGMVGASPAIRTAFRELALAADAPTSVLVAGESGVGKELAARAIHDHSRRCAGPFVAVNVASLNPALAESELFGYVRGAFTGAESDRAGLLAAADGGTLFLDEVADIPLAVQVKLLRALEHGEIIPVGGTRPTATDFRIVAATHKDLLALVQTGQFRHDLYFRLSALQIRLPALRERPEDVGPLADHFLAGYARAVGRSLALGDAARAELQRRPWYGNVRELRNAIEHAAAMARQGTVGVEHLPASLPREALPRDAANKNDGSELASAVRRWAESRLADPAEQGRVYESFLAEAEPALFAAALDREGQFQSAARTLGVHRTTLRRKADQYGLGDG